Proteins from a genomic interval of Papaver somniferum cultivar HN1 chromosome 4, ASM357369v1, whole genome shotgun sequence:
- the LOC113271527 gene encoding peroxidase 43-like isoform X2, with protein MALISVIVITLISTSFLGFSYGQLRVGFYSSVCPKAEEIGCDGSILIEGQNAERHAFGHQGVNGFDVIERAKSQLERVCPGVVSCADIVAMAARDSISLSNGPRYQVQTGRRDGRVSNVSSASIMPEVNESIQQLKSKFLQKGLSEKDLVLLSAAHTIGTTACFFMTDRLYNFPTTGSDPSINPRFLPELKSRCPQKGDVNARLPMDHGSPLRFDSQILRNIRDGFAVLHSDAKLYDDKVTRGIIDSYFGILSPVVGPSFEADFVDSIVKMGRLGVNTGSQGEIRRVCRAFN; from the exons ATGGCTCTGATTTCAGTTATTGTGATCACACTGATTAGTACTTCTTTCTTAGGCTTTTCATATGGGCAACTTAGGGTTGGTTTTTATTCATCTGTATGTCCAAAAGCTGAAGAAATT GGATGTGATGGGTCGATTTTAATTGAGGGCCAAAACGCAGAGAGACATGCATTTGGACATCAAGGTGTTAATGGTTTTGATGTTATAGAGAGAGCTAAATCGCAGTTAGAAAGAGTATGTCCTGGTGTTGTTTCCTGTGCTGATATTGTAGCCATGGCAGCTCGAGATTCTATCTCACTG AGCAATGGACCACGTTATCAGGTTCAAACGGGTCGAAGAGACGGCCGAGTTTCGAATGTTTCATCAGCCTCTATTATGCCAGAAGTGAATGAATCCATTCAACAATTGAAATCTAAGTTTCTTCAAAAGGGACTTTCAGAAAAGGATCTTGTTCTTCTTAGCG CTGCGCACACGATTGGAACTACAGCCTGCTTCTTCATGACGGATCGACTCTACAACTTCCCAACAACAGGGTCCGATCCTTCAATAAATCCGCGCTTCCTTCCTGAGCTAAAATCTAGGTGCCCACAGAAAGGAGATGTAAATGCTCGATTACCCATGGACCATGGAAGTCCATTGAGATTTGACTCCCAAATCTTGCGCAACATTCGAGATGGATTCGCAGTGTTACACTCTGATGCAAAACTTTATGACGATAAAGTAACCAGGGGAATAATCGATTCTTATTTTGGAATCTTAAGTCCGGTTGTTGGTCCATCTTTTGAAGCGGATTTTGTTGATTCAATTGTGAAAATGGGCAGGTTAGGGGTAAATACTGGTTCTCAGGGAGAGATAAGGCGGGTTTGCAGGGCTTTTAATTGA
- the LOC113271527 gene encoding peroxidase 43-like isoform X1: MALISVIVITLISTSFLGFSYGQLRVGFYSSVCPKAEEIVSSVVREAFLVDNNMAAILLRLHFHDCFVNGCDGSILIEGQNAERHAFGHQGVNGFDVIERAKSQLERVCPGVVSCADIVAMAARDSISLSNGPRYQVQTGRRDGRVSNVSSASIMPEVNESIQQLKSKFLQKGLSEKDLVLLSAAHTIGTTACFFMTDRLYNFPTTGSDPSINPRFLPELKSRCPQKGDVNARLPMDHGSPLRFDSQILRNIRDGFAVLHSDAKLYDDKVTRGIIDSYFGILSPVVGPSFEADFVDSIVKMGRLGVNTGSQGEIRRVCRAFN, encoded by the exons ATGGCTCTGATTTCAGTTATTGTGATCACACTGATTAGTACTTCTTTCTTAGGCTTTTCATATGGGCAACTTAGGGTTGGTTTTTATTCATCTGTATGTCCAAAAGCTGAAGAAATTGTAAGCTCTGTTGTTCGTGAAGCTTTTCTTGTTGACAACAATATGGCTGCTATCTTGCTTAGACTACATTTCCATGATTGTTTTGTTAAT GGATGTGATGGGTCGATTTTAATTGAGGGCCAAAACGCAGAGAGACATGCATTTGGACATCAAGGTGTTAATGGTTTTGATGTTATAGAGAGAGCTAAATCGCAGTTAGAAAGAGTATGTCCTGGTGTTGTTTCCTGTGCTGATATTGTAGCCATGGCAGCTCGAGATTCTATCTCACTG AGCAATGGACCACGTTATCAGGTTCAAACGGGTCGAAGAGACGGCCGAGTTTCGAATGTTTCATCAGCCTCTATTATGCCAGAAGTGAATGAATCCATTCAACAATTGAAATCTAAGTTTCTTCAAAAGGGACTTTCAGAAAAGGATCTTGTTCTTCTTAGCG CTGCGCACACGATTGGAACTACAGCCTGCTTCTTCATGACGGATCGACTCTACAACTTCCCAACAACAGGGTCCGATCCTTCAATAAATCCGCGCTTCCTTCCTGAGCTAAAATCTAGGTGCCCACAGAAAGGAGATGTAAATGCTCGATTACCCATGGACCATGGAAGTCCATTGAGATTTGACTCCCAAATCTTGCGCAACATTCGAGATGGATTCGCAGTGTTACACTCTGATGCAAAACTTTATGACGATAAAGTAACCAGGGGAATAATCGATTCTTATTTTGGAATCTTAAGTCCGGTTGTTGGTCCATCTTTTGAAGCGGATTTTGTTGATTCAATTGTGAAAATGGGCAGGTTAGGGGTAAATACTGGTTCTCAGGGAGAGATAAGGCGGGTTTGCAGGGCTTTTAATTGA